The proteins below are encoded in one region of Segatella copri:
- a CDS encoding TonB-dependent receptor, giving the protein MNAKRGIIVLGLLSAASMPTWAQQIKGVVIDQKSKETLIGAVVTVDGTNVKAITNIDGNFLIDGMKKDKTYTLYINYVGYKTQKIDGVQAKDTDQVIALQPDEQQLKEVTVTAVERRNTDAAMIQVAKNSPVIVSNVSAQEISRTQDTNAGEVIRRVPGVSLIDDKFVMVRGLSQRYNNVWVNGGAVPSSEADSRAFSFDIIPSSQIDNLTIVKSPTAEYPADYSGGFIIVNTKEIPAENSFNIAVGGNWNTSSAFQNFSYSKGSGTDFLGFDNGLRSLNGGIHADLNPQLDANGKPVSDYATSLLGNGFNNDWLTKNKKPLGDLKLAASLNQRWMLGGRTLGMLAALNYTNEYRTYENMENNLYGIYDAANDKPNYLRHSVDDQYNNNVRLGAMLNFTFLSKDGNHKYQLKNIFNQLATSRYTWRDGVSAQSNLERSAEYYYRSRTTYNGQLTGKHTFTSDALDWSIGYAYANRHLPDRRRYLIDDALESGVYALSTGNDISREWTQLDEHILSLGVNDKHHFKFGNFEPDLQVGAYGEYRTREYQTRNFIYNWNVSDNNMPSDFRHSDIPTLLSSEANMGYDKLYLLEEKQMRNNYRGHNTLGAGYLALSLPFGKLGIHAGVRFEHNDMELISNSRDYEKSESSRHYKTDDVFPSLNTTYKINDQHQVRLSYGRSINRPEFREVSSSVYYDFDLASNVQGNTELKNCYVDNLDLRYEWYPSRGELISLAVFYKHFDSPIEWTYTVAGGTDLIYSYKNAKSANNYGVELDIRKNLGFIGLKDFSWSFNGALIKSKVQFEKGAKEEDRPMQGQSPYLINTGIFYKNAPLKMDIALLYNRIGKRIIGVGRSEGSTGDDSNSRVPHSYEMPRNTIDFSLAKKFGEHLELKLNVRDLLAEKIYYKQFADVTYSDGSKKEVEEIARCYKPGRNIGLQAIYKF; this is encoded by the coding sequence ATGAATGCTAAAAGGGGAATTATTGTATTAGGATTGCTCTCAGCGGCTAGCATGCCAACGTGGGCGCAGCAGATTAAGGGTGTGGTTATCGACCAGAAATCGAAAGAGACACTCATCGGTGCAGTCGTCACTGTGGATGGAACCAACGTGAAGGCTATCACCAACATCGACGGAAACTTCCTGATCGATGGAATGAAGAAAGATAAGACATATACACTATATATAAATTATGTAGGATATAAGACTCAAAAAATTGACGGGGTTCAGGCGAAGGACACAGACCAGGTGATTGCGCTGCAACCTGATGAACAGCAGCTGAAGGAGGTGACCGTTACCGCAGTGGAAAGGCGTAATACGGATGCGGCAATGATACAGGTGGCCAAAAACAGTCCCGTCATCGTGAGCAATGTTTCGGCACAGGAAATATCCAGAACGCAGGATACGAATGCGGGTGAGGTGATACGCCGAGTGCCAGGCGTGAGCCTCATCGACGATAAATTCGTGATGGTTCGTGGCTTGTCGCAGCGTTATAACAATGTGTGGGTGAACGGAGGAGCAGTGCCTAGTTCTGAGGCTGATTCCAGAGCATTCTCCTTCGACATCATCCCAAGTTCGCAGATTGACAACCTCACCATCGTGAAGTCGCCAACGGCTGAATATCCCGCAGACTACTCGGGCGGTTTCATCATCGTCAACACCAAGGAGATTCCGGCAGAAAACAGTTTCAACATCGCCGTGGGCGGAAACTGGAATACATCTTCTGCCTTTCAGAATTTTTCTTACTCGAAAGGTTCCGGAACAGATTTCCTGGGTTTCGACAATGGACTGAGAAGCCTGAATGGAGGCATCCATGCTGACTTGAATCCACAGCTCGATGCCAACGGAAAACCGGTGAGCGATTATGCTACTTCGCTCCTGGGCAACGGATTCAATAATGATTGGCTCACCAAGAACAAGAAGCCTTTGGGCGATTTGAAACTGGCAGCCAGCCTAAACCAGCGCTGGATGCTCGGCGGAAGAACACTCGGCATGCTCGCTGCTTTGAACTATACCAACGAATACCGCACCTACGAGAACATGGAGAACAACCTCTATGGCATCTATGATGCGGCAAATGACAAGCCGAACTATCTCCGTCACTCTGTTGACGACCAGTATAATAATAATGTGAGACTCGGAGCGATGCTCAACTTCACCTTCCTTTCCAAGGACGGCAATCACAAGTATCAGCTCAAAAACATCTTCAACCAGTTGGCTACCAGCCGATATACCTGGCGTGATGGCGTGAGCGCCCAGTCGAACCTGGAGCGAAGCGCAGAGTATTACTACCGCAGTCGAACTACATATAACGGTCAGCTTACCGGCAAGCACACCTTCACTAGCGATGCCCTTGACTGGAGCATCGGGTATGCGTATGCCAACCGTCATTTGCCTGACCGTCGTAGATACCTCATCGACGATGCTCTTGAATCGGGCGTTTATGCCCTGAGCACCGGCAACGACATATCCCGCGAGTGGACTCAGCTCGACGAACACATTCTCTCTCTTGGTGTAAATGACAAGCACCACTTCAAGTTTGGCAACTTTGAGCCAGACTTGCAAGTGGGTGCCTATGGGGAGTATCGGACCCGAGAATACCAGACCCGCAACTTCATCTACAACTGGAATGTTTCAGATAACAACATGCCATCCGACTTCCGCCACAGCGACATCCCAACCCTGCTCTCCAGCGAGGCAAACATGGGTTACGACAAGCTGTATCTTCTGGAGGAAAAGCAGATGCGCAATAACTACCGCGGACACAACACCTTAGGCGCCGGATACCTGGCGTTGTCTCTCCCCTTTGGCAAACTCGGCATCCACGCCGGTGTCCGCTTCGAGCATAATGATATGGAACTCATCTCCAATTCCCGTGACTACGAGAAGAGTGAATCGAGCCGTCATTACAAGACCGATGATGTTTTTCCATCTCTCAATACAACATATAAGATCAACGACCAGCACCAGGTGCGACTTTCGTATGGCCGCAGTATTAACCGCCCAGAATTCCGTGAAGTATCGTCGTCGGTGTATTACGACTTCGACCTTGCCAGCAATGTGCAGGGAAACACTGAGTTGAAGAACTGTTATGTCGATAACCTCGACCTGCGATATGAGTGGTATCCATCCCGTGGAGAGCTCATTTCGCTGGCAGTCTTCTACAAGCACTTCGATTCTCCTATCGAGTGGACCTATACGGTGGCTGGTGGCACTGACTTGATTTACTCTTACAAGAATGCAAAGAGTGCCAACAACTATGGTGTGGAGCTGGATATCAGAAAGAATCTCGGATTCATAGGATTGAAGGATTTCAGTTGGTCGTTTAACGGTGCCCTCATCAAGAGCAAGGTTCAGTTTGAGAAGGGAGCGAAGGAAGAAGACAGACCGATGCAGGGTCAGTCGCCATACCTTATCAACACCGGCATCTTCTATAAGAATGCGCCATTAAAGATGGATATCGCCCTGCTCTACAACCGCATAGGCAAGCGAATCATCGGTGTGGGCAGAAGCGAGGGGAGCACAGGCGATGACTCCAATTCCCGAGTGCCTCACAGCTACGAGATGCCTCGCAACACCATCGATTTCTCGCTGGCTAAGAAATTCGGCGAACATCTGGAACTGAAGCTCAACGTAAGAGATCTTCTTGCTGAAAAGATATATTACAAGCAGTTTGCTGATGTAACGTATAGCGACGGAAGCAAGAAGGAAGTAGAAGAAATAGCAAGATGCTACAAGCCGGGTAGAAACATCGGTTTGCAGGCAATCTATAAATTTTAG
- a CDS encoding nitroreductase family protein, with the protein MKKIFLGLAAALMLTACNENRQPEAMTSVDSASVVTDLMMSRRSIRAYKDSVISRDTLNEILKCGIHAPNGQNLQSYEIRVIDSPALIDSITQAVVKDNPKIAERKGFKNIFVNAPCVVCIAYDTTYDMAQIDCGLLGENIILAAWSRGIGSCCLGSSARWILDSPSAKPYLDRMAFSKNYKLLYCIALGYPDESPEAKPRRQDMIKFMD; encoded by the coding sequence ATGAAGAAGATATTTTTAGGATTGGCAGCTGCACTGATGTTGACTGCCTGCAATGAGAACAGACAGCCGGAGGCAATGACCAGCGTTGACTCTGCAAGTGTGGTAACCGATTTGATGATGAGTCGCAGAAGCATCCGTGCTTACAAGGATTCCGTCATCAGCCGCGATACCCTGAACGAGATTCTGAAATGCGGCATCCATGCGCCAAACGGGCAGAACCTGCAGTCGTACGAAATCAGAGTGATAGATTCTCCTGCTCTCATCGATTCAATCACCCAAGCCGTGGTAAAGGATAATCCTAAGATAGCAGAGCGCAAGGGCTTCAAGAACATCTTTGTGAATGCTCCATGCGTGGTTTGCATCGCCTACGATACTACTTATGATATGGCGCAGATTGATTGCGGTTTGCTTGGCGAGAACATCATTCTTGCAGCATGGTCAAGGGGCATCGGTTCCTGCTGCCTGGGCAGTTCTGCCCGTTGGATACTGGATTCTCCGTCGGCCAAGCCTTACCTCGACCGCATGGCATTCTCTAAGAATTATAAGCTGCTCTACTGCATCGCCCTGGGTTATCCTGACGAATCGCCGGAGGCAAAGCCAAGACGCCAGGACATGATAAAGTTCATGGATTAA
- a CDS encoding AAA family ATPase yields the protein MSKYNFNIDNYHAIGHADIEIEGITVIVGSNGCGKSTMSRWLYYIVNTLSVLDSFFFSDFRDVIIKSLEKYSTALDDISNYLDDDKKRFFDHTLSLMTMVTLSNGGVEKLDFYYKRAIGSLDDMLVNFLQKEQNPQQVRRVLNLFGITEQNHVHEDIERNSIQLFSEYLQKYENNKKNRPISYLKEKIASVYREKDGFPASISFKEDEVELLVDRLGKIYSLNNAIYIGTPAAISLRQSDRVLMTSLAHKVVHVNEKGSEITGKQELLHSINKMIDGSIVEKENFDAVDLVYHSNNGKDIRIEDIASGFKPLVYMLRLIENGWLTENTLLEIDEPETNLHPQWVVELAHLLVRINKTFGTKILITSHNPDMVSAIRYISEKEGLLNTTRFYLAEQSEGTDSFYYKNLGCDIEPVFESFNKSFDTLQKYVENYGEI from the coding sequence ATGAGCAAGTATAATTTTAATATAGACAATTATCATGCTATAGGGCATGCTGATATCGAAATAGAGGGTATCACAGTTATCGTGGGTAGCAATGGCTGTGGAAAAAGCACTATGTCCCGTTGGTTGTATTATATCGTCAATACATTGTCTGTGTTAGACAGTTTCTTTTTCTCTGATTTCAGAGATGTGATTATCAAATCATTAGAGAAATATTCTACTGCGCTGGATGATATCTCAAATTATCTGGATGATGATAAAAAACGATTTTTTGACCATACCTTATCATTAATGACAATGGTAACATTGAGTAATGGTGGTGTGGAGAAGCTCGATTTTTATTATAAAAGAGCGATTGGTTCACTTGATGACATGCTGGTTAACTTCCTTCAGAAAGAGCAGAATCCTCAGCAGGTGCGTCGAGTGCTTAATCTTTTTGGGATTACTGAACAAAATCATGTTCATGAGGATATAGAACGAAATTCCATTCAGCTGTTTTCTGAATATCTTCAGAAATATGAAAACAACAAAAAAAATCGTCCCATCAGTTACTTGAAAGAGAAAATCGCTTCTGTATATCGGGAAAAGGATGGCTTTCCTGCCAGCATAAGCTTTAAGGAAGATGAAGTGGAATTGCTTGTTGATAGACTTGGAAAGATATATAGTTTAAATAATGCCATATATATAGGAACACCAGCAGCTATTTCTCTTCGTCAATCAGATAGGGTTCTGATGACTTCCTTGGCACATAAAGTGGTTCACGTAAATGAAAAAGGAAGTGAGATTACCGGCAAACAGGAATTACTTCATTCTATTAATAAAATGATAGATGGTTCTATTGTAGAAAAGGAAAATTTCGATGCTGTTGATTTAGTTTATCACAGCAACAATGGTAAGGATATTAGAATTGAAGATATAGCATCGGGATTCAAACCGCTGGTTTATATGCTTCGTCTGATAGAAAACGGGTGGCTGACAGAAAACACTTTGTTGGAGATTGATGAGCCTGAAACAAATCTTCATCCACAATGGGTGGTTGAGTTGGCGCATCTTCTTGTTCGCATCAACAAAACATTTGGAACCAAGATACTCATCACGAGTCACAATCCCGATATGGTATCGGCTATCAGGTATATCTCTGAAAAAGAGGGCTTGTTGAATACTACTCGCTTTTATCTGGCAGAGCAAAGTGAAGGTACAGATTCGTTCTACTATAAGAATTTGGGCTGTGATATTGAACCTGTATTTGAATCATTCAACAAGTCTTTTGATACTCTTCAGAAATACGTAGAGAACTATGGCGAAATTTAA
- a CDS encoding DNA mismatch repair protein MutS — MNIKENYQQYVSRYASEVAALKRKNTGFITGELLAFGGILAFLICYFALDGDTQNYLMGAVLCLIAYLGIRRIDDKNKEKIEHLSALLKVYQDEIKALEGDFSPFETGDSYQNPQHPYSFDLDVFGKSSLFNRICRTITSGGSEALARNLTRETPLGMEDIKRRRDLQKELAGEGENWRMEFLALGEKNRSQTADGKMVNGKMKKIDSAAVMDAMQKVSKMEVPAWFGSPVSLVIGWLLIIGVVGSVILSICNMFSVDFALWWVLVQYMVVFFVCKQTLDKIDSNGGKLRHQLIAYAQILQLINRRNFHSESGKEMQNSLADALPSFAQLEKILKGYDRRGNFLGLFFTDAFMLSDFFLVRSFLKWKNTYMVKMEEWMHIISEMDAMVSMADFRYNHPEAEEAEFVSGSPEADTESDVSENAGIGSPEIVFEGKNLYHPFLGAKAVKNDFTIKDDNYYIITGANMAGKSTFLRSLGVNYILAMAGMPVFADQLKISRFRLFSSMRTTDDLTHGISYFNAELIRLEELLKFCRESAEGKCCKESGEDNKEPLRTLIILDEILKGTNSLDKLNGSRKFLEAIAKQPVSGIIATHDLELSKMENDASGKFHNYCFEIDLGTDVTYTYKIQKGVARNQNATFLLNKILEKY, encoded by the coding sequence ATGAATATCAAGGAGAATTATCAACAATATGTAAGCCGATACGCTTCTGAGGTGGCTGCCCTGAAGCGTAAGAATACGGGATTTATAACGGGCGAGCTGCTGGCTTTTGGCGGCATCCTCGCCTTCCTGATCTGCTATTTCGCATTGGATGGAGATACGCAGAACTATCTGATGGGGGCAGTGCTGTGCCTGATTGCCTATCTGGGAATCAGACGAATTGACGACAAGAACAAGGAGAAGATAGAGCATCTTTCGGCTTTGCTCAAGGTTTATCAGGACGAAATCAAGGCTTTGGAGGGCGATTTCTCGCCTTTCGAGACGGGCGATTCCTATCAGAATCCGCAGCATCCTTATTCCTTCGACCTCGATGTTTTCGGCAAGAGTTCGCTGTTCAACCGCATCTGCCGAACCATCACATCGGGCGGTTCGGAGGCACTCGCCAGGAATCTTACCCGGGAAACGCCTTTGGGCATGGAGGATATCAAAAGAAGAAGGGATTTGCAGAAGGAATTGGCTGGAGAAGGCGAAAACTGGCGGATGGAATTCCTGGCACTTGGCGAAAAGAACAGAAGCCAAACTGCGGATGGCAAAATGGTGAATGGCAAGATGAAAAAGATTGATTCTGCTGCGGTGATGGATGCGATGCAGAAGGTTTCGAAGATGGAGGTGCCGGCATGGTTTGGGTCTCCGGTATCGCTCGTTATCGGATGGCTGCTGATTATCGGAGTCGTTGGTTCCGTGATTTTGTCGATATGCAATATGTTTTCGGTGGATTTCGCCTTGTGGTGGGTGTTGGTTCAATACATGGTGGTATTCTTCGTCTGCAAGCAGACACTTGATAAGATAGATAGCAATGGCGGCAAGCTTCGCCATCAGCTCATCGCCTATGCCCAGATACTTCAGCTTATCAACAGGCGCAATTTCCATAGCGAATCAGGCAAGGAGATGCAGAATTCCCTAGCAGATGCCCTGCCTTCCTTTGCCCAACTGGAAAAGATATTGAAGGGGTATGACAGAAGAGGCAATTTCCTCGGTCTTTTCTTCACCGATGCCTTCATGCTGAGCGATTTCTTCCTGGTTCGCAGTTTCCTGAAATGGAAGAATACCTATATGGTGAAGATGGAGGAATGGATGCATATCATCAGCGAGATGGATGCAATGGTTTCGATGGCGGATTTCAGATATAATCATCCGGAGGCAGAAGAGGCGGAATTTGTTTCGGGAAGTCCGGAAGCAGATACCGAAAGCGATGTTTCTGAAAATGCAGGAATCGGAAGTCCGGAAATCGTGTTCGAGGGTAAGAATCTCTATCATCCTTTCCTGGGTGCCAAGGCGGTGAAGAACGATTTCACCATCAAGGACGACAACTATTATATCATCACCGGAGCCAACATGGCGGGAAAGAGTACCTTCCTGCGTTCGCTGGGCGTGAACTATATCCTGGCAATGGCGGGTATGCCGGTGTTTGCGGATCAGCTGAAGATTTCCCGTTTCAGATTGTTCTCGAGCATGAGAACCACCGACGATTTGACGCATGGCATCTCTTACTTTAATGCTGAGCTGATAAGACTGGAGGAGCTGCTGAAGTTCTGCAGGGAAAGTGCTGAGGGAAAGTGCTGCAAGGAAAGTGGAGAAGACAATAAGGAGCCACTCCGAACGCTGATTATTCTGGATGAGATTCTGAAGGGAACGAATTCATTGGATAAGCTGAATGGTTCGAGAAAGTTCCTCGAAGCCATTGCCAAGCAGCCGGTGAGCGGCATCATCGCTACCCACGATCTGGAGCTCTCCAAGATGGAGAATGATGCATCAGGAAAATTCCATAACTATTGTTTCGAGATAGATTTAGGCACAGATGTTACCTATACTTATAAGATACAGAAGGGCGTGGCAAGAAACCAGAATGCCACCTTCTTACTGAATAAGATTTTGGAGAAATATTAG
- the greA gene encoding transcription elongation factor GreA, protein MEYMSQEGYDELVAELQHMVNVELPAVRDAIAEARDKGDLSENFEYHAAKREQGKLLSRISFKQKVLENARVIDKSRLKSDTVGLLSKIKITNLANKCSMNYTIVNPHEADLHSGKISIKSPIAKALLGKKAGEEVMVKVPAGLLKFRLDSVEL, encoded by the coding sequence ATGGAATATATGTCTCAGGAAGGTTACGATGAGCTCGTGGCCGAACTTCAACACATGGTTAACGTAGAGTTGCCAGCCGTTCGCGATGCGATAGCTGAGGCCCGCGATAAGGGCGACCTCAGTGAGAATTTCGAGTATCATGCAGCCAAGCGTGAGCAGGGCAAGCTGTTGAGCCGCATCAGCTTCAAACAGAAGGTCTTGGAGAATGCCCGTGTCATCGACAAGTCTCGCCTGAAAAGCGATACCGTTGGCTTGTTGAGCAAGATTAAGATTACCAATCTCGCCAACAAGTGCAGCATGAATTATACCATAGTAAATCCTCACGAGGCAGATCTCCATAGTGGCAAGATTTCCATCAAGTCGCCTATCGCCAAGGCCCTTCTGGGTAAGAAGGCAGGTGAAGAGGTAATGGTAAAGGTACCAGCCGGCTTGCTCAAATTCCGCCTGGATAGCGTGGAGTTATAA
- a CDS encoding 5-methyltetrahydropteroyltriglutamate--homocysteine S-methyltransferase, which yields MSNVRNIHFEAVGSYLRPAELKEARAKFADGKISAIDLRAVEDRLITEVISQQKAHRLPYITDGEFRRSYWHLDFMWGFNGVEHIELEHGYQFHGEETTKGSIQLTGKITGENHPFIKDFLFVKQFEELDANGEYIFEAKQTVPAPAQFLAELFRGKNAENTRKFYPNTTQLIEDIAQAYRTFFQEIYAAGCRTVQLDDCTWGMIVDSDYWTAKVGTGFTLEQEALQYLKVNNLAIEGKPEGLTINTHVCRGNYHSCYATKGAYDAVAPYLFAHEDVDTFYLEYDDERSGGFEPLKYVADGKKVVLGLVTSKSPVLEDKATVIARIREAARYIPLDRLSLSPQCGFASCEIGNKLTDAEQWAKIDLVREISEEVWG from the coding sequence ATGAGCAACGTAAGAAATATACATTTTGAGGCAGTGGGCAGCTATTTGCGCCCTGCAGAGTTGAAGGAAGCGAGAGCTAAGTTTGCCGATGGCAAGATTTCTGCCATCGACCTTCGCGCCGTAGAAGACCGGCTGATTACTGAGGTCATCAGTCAACAGAAGGCGCATCGCCTGCCTTATATCACCGATGGCGAGTTCCGCCGCAGCTATTGGCATCTCGACTTTATGTGGGGATTCAATGGCGTGGAGCATATCGAATTGGAGCACGGCTACCAGTTTCATGGCGAGGAGACAACCAAGGGTTCTATCCAACTGACCGGCAAGATTACCGGCGAGAATCATCCTTTTATTAAGGATTTCCTGTTTGTGAAGCAGTTTGAGGAGTTGGATGCCAATGGCGAATATATCTTCGAGGCAAAGCAGACGGTTCCTGCTCCGGCTCAGTTCCTTGCCGAACTGTTCCGTGGCAAGAATGCCGAGAATACCCGCAAGTTCTATCCTAACACCACCCAACTGATTGAGGATATTGCCCAGGCTTACCGCACCTTCTTCCAGGAGATTTATGCAGCCGGTTGCCGTACCGTCCAGCTGGATGACTGCACCTGGGGAATGATTGTGGATAGCGATTACTGGACGGCTAAGGTGGGCACAGGTTTCACCCTTGAGCAGGAAGCCCTGCAATATCTGAAGGTGAACAATCTTGCCATCGAGGGCAAACCTGAGGGGTTGACCATCAACACCCACGTATGCCGTGGCAATTATCATTCCTGCTATGCCACCAAGGGTGCCTACGATGCCGTGGCTCCTTATCTCTTCGCTCATGAAGATGTAGATACCTTCTATCTGGAGTATGACGATGAGCGTTCGGGTGGTTTCGAGCCGTTGAAGTATGTGGCTGATGGCAAGAAGGTGGTGCTGGGTCTGGTAACCTCCAAATCTCCGGTATTGGAAGATAAGGCTACGGTCATCGCCCGCATCCGAGAAGCAGCCAGATATATCCCCCTCGATCGGCTCAGTCTCAGTCCTCAATGCGGTTTCGCTTCTTGCGAGATTGGTAATAAACTGACAGATGCTGAGCAGTGGGCAAAGATAGATCTGGTGAGAGAGATTTCAGAAGAAGTTTGGGGATAA
- a CDS encoding Lrp/AsnC family transcriptional regulator, which yields MTTEEKLDETDIRILKLLQQNSRLTVKELAARVHLSPSPTFERQKRLEREGYIQRYGAIVDHYKLGHNVIVLCNIRLKQHTHDLIQQFMDTVQTIDQITECYNTTGDYDFQIKVYARDMKAYQDFMLNTLGNIDCIGSLHSIIVIGEIKDSHYIPVAK from the coding sequence ATGACAACAGAAGAAAAGCTTGATGAAACAGACATCAGAATACTGAAGTTACTGCAGCAGAACTCCCGACTCACCGTGAAGGAACTTGCTGCAAGAGTACACCTCTCCCCTTCTCCCACCTTCGAGCGGCAGAAGCGGCTGGAACGCGAGGGATACATCCAGCGATATGGAGCCATCGTAGACCATTACAAGTTGGGGCACAACGTAATCGTGCTCTGCAATATCCGGCTCAAGCAGCATACTCACGATTTGATTCAGCAATTCATGGATACCGTGCAGACCATCGACCAGATAACGGAATGCTACAACACCACCGGTGATTACGACTTCCAGATCAAGGTATATGCCCGCGACATGAAAGCCTATCAGGACTTTATGCTCAACACGCTGGGAAACATCGACTGCATAGGAAGTCTGCACAGCATCATCGTGATAGGTGAAATCAAGGATTCGCATTATATACCCGTAGCTAAATAA
- a CDS encoding M15 family metallopeptidase yields the protein MKAKNILMICLFISGLFCLPSKAQQPGENVSSQTIRKLGEKHFFSISTIPDDIFRLMQGKTYKKNCTVARSELRYIRCLHVDKDGRNIVGEMVVNKAIATDVLDILKKLYEAKYPIERMRLIDYWDADDERAMRANNSSSFNFRFISHTHTVSKHGRGLAVDINTLYNPYHKRLKNGKEVVEPATARPYLDRSKNHAYMIKKGDLCYRLFKAKGFRWGGDWKHSKDYQHFEK from the coding sequence ATGAAAGCAAAAAATATATTGATGATATGCCTTTTTATTTCCGGACTTTTCTGCCTTCCATCTAAGGCACAGCAGCCTGGAGAAAACGTCAGTTCTCAAACCATCAGAAAACTGGGCGAGAAGCATTTCTTCTCCATCTCCACTATTCCTGATGATATCTTCCGCCTGATGCAGGGCAAGACATACAAGAAGAACTGTACCGTGGCAAGAAGCGAACTGAGATACATAAGATGCCTGCACGTAGACAAGGACGGCAGAAACATCGTGGGAGAAATGGTGGTGAACAAGGCGATAGCCACAGATGTGCTCGATATTCTGAAAAAGCTCTACGAGGCGAAATATCCGATAGAGCGGATGAGACTCATTGACTACTGGGATGCCGACGACGAAAGGGCGATGAGAGCCAACAACTCCTCCAGCTTCAACTTCCGCTTCATCTCACATACCCATACGGTATCGAAGCACGGAAGGGGACTGGCCGTAGACATCAACACCCTCTACAATCCTTACCACAAACGGCTGAAGAACGGCAAGGAAGTGGTGGAACCTGCCACCGCCCGCCCCTATCTGGACCGCAGCAAGAACCACGCTTATATGATAAAAAAAGGCGATCTCTGCTACCGGCTCTTCAAGGCAAAAGGATTCCGATGGGGAGGTGACTGGAAACACAGCAAGGATTACCAGCACTTCGAAAAATAG
- a CDS encoding DUF3810 domain-containing protein, with protein MKILHTLRLDRMKWRHWVLLLLLILVTLTKMIPLWGVIYTYHVYPVIGSLLSPISGIFPFAVGDIFIALSIAWVILYPIYEMGLRKKLARRFIFLAAKSGGYPKKKAVFGRVIEYLLWIYVWFYAAWGLNYSQPVIYYRVSMQPAEVSEEKFRKFAYQYADSLNLLSEEQRGKSEKFNCIVDDKLKNRVRDAVLKEYNKIGYREGINPPFNQHPHAKTMVFTPISSMSGVTGSMGPFFCEFTLNGDILAHDYPATYAHEFAHFLGIANEGEANFYSYLVCTASQDKAVKFSGYYHILPHVLYNVFDILGEKEGEKYLKHIRPEIIRLLKSDRQYWQGKRCKALDAAQDFFFELYLRGNHVEGGRKSYAGVIGLILAWKDKQEKSLMKR; from the coding sequence ATGAAGATATTACATACTTTACGACTCGACAGAATGAAGTGGCGCCACTGGGTACTGCTGCTGTTGCTCATCCTCGTCACCCTTACCAAGATGATTCCGCTCTGGGGAGTTATCTACACCTACCATGTTTATCCCGTTATCGGCAGCCTTCTTTCGCCCATCTCAGGCATCTTTCCCTTTGCCGTGGGCGATATTTTCATTGCTCTCAGCATCGCCTGGGTCATCCTCTATCCTATCTACGAGATGGGATTACGGAAGAAACTCGCCCGTCGTTTTATCTTTCTTGCTGCAAAGAGCGGCGGCTATCCGAAGAAAAAGGCGGTTTTCGGGAGGGTAATTGAATATCTGCTGTGGATATATGTATGGTTTTATGCAGCTTGGGGACTGAACTATTCGCAGCCTGTTATCTATTATAGAGTTAGCATGCAGCCTGCTGAGGTTTCGGAAGAGAAGTTCCGGAAATTTGCCTACCAGTATGCCGACAGCCTCAACCTTTTGAGTGAAGAACAGAGAGGGAAGAGTGAAAAATTCAATTGTATTGTGGATGATAAACTGAAGAATCGGGTGCGGGATGCGGTTCTGAAGGAATATAACAAGATAGGCTATCGGGAGGGCATCAATCCGCCTTTCAACCAGCATCCGCATGCCAAGACGATGGTGTTTACGCCCATCAGTTCGATGTCGGGTGTAACCGGCAGCATGGGACCATTCTTCTGCGAATTTACGCTGAACGGCGATATTCTTGCACACGATTATCCTGCTACCTATGCCCATGAGTTTGCTCATTTTCTGGGCATTGCTAACGAAGGAGAGGCGAATTTCTACAGTTATCTCGTCTGTACGGCATCACAGGATAAGGCGGTGAAATTCAGCGGATATTACCACATTCTGCCCCATGTATTATATAATGTATTCGACATCCTCGGCGAAAAGGAAGGTGAGAAATATCTGAAACATATCCGTCCTGAGATAATCAGGCTGCTGAAAAGCGACCGCCAATACTGGCAGGGCAAAAGATGCAAGGCACTGGATGCTGCCCAGGATTTCTTCTTCGAACTCTATCTGAGAGGCAACCATGTAGAAGGCGGCAGAAAGAGCTATGCCGGTGTCATCGGTCTGATTCTGGCTTGGAAGGACAAGCAGGAAAAATCTCTTATGAAAAGATGA